A portion of the Candidatus Pristimantibacillus lignocellulolyticus genome contains these proteins:
- the rph gene encoding ribonuclease PH yields the protein MRNDSRQPNELRPVTITTNVNKHAEGSVLIQFGDTKVLCTASVEERVPPFMKGQGKGWVTAEYSMLPRATNTRNHREANRGKLTGRTMEIQRLIGRALRSVVNLQALGERTITLDCDVLQADGGTRTTSITGAFVALCLAIEHLAKQHNFAVYPINDFLASVSVGVINEIPMLDLNYEEDSKAKVDMNVVMTGSGKFVEVQGTGEEAPFTRLELNELLALAEVGIESLIEKQKEAIGAAADKIRGE from the coding sequence ATGAGAAATGACAGTCGTCAGCCTAATGAGCTTCGGCCCGTTACAATAACAACAAATGTTAACAAACATGCTGAAGGTTCAGTACTAATTCAATTTGGTGATACTAAGGTGCTTTGTACAGCATCCGTTGAAGAGCGCGTACCGCCATTTATGAAAGGTCAAGGCAAAGGCTGGGTAACAGCAGAATACTCAATGCTTCCAAGAGCAACGAATACGAGAAATCATCGTGAAGCGAATCGTGGTAAATTAACAGGACGTACGATGGAAATTCAACGTCTAATCGGACGAGCACTTCGTTCTGTTGTTAATTTACAGGCATTAGGCGAACGTACAATTACATTAGATTGTGATGTACTTCAAGCTGATGGTGGTACGAGAACAACATCAATTACGGGTGCTTTTGTTGCCCTTTGCTTAGCAATTGAACATCTAGCGAAACAGCATAACTTTGCTGTTTATCCGATTAATGATTTTCTTGCTTCAGTAAGTGTTGGCGTTATTAATGAAATTCCGATGCTTGACTTGAACTATGAAGAAGATTCAAAAGCAAAAGTAGATATGAATGTTGTTATGACTGGCAGTGGTAAATTCGTAGAAGTTCAAGGTACAGGTGAAGAAGCTCCTTTCACAAGACTTGAGCTTAATGAATTGTTAGCATTAGCAGAAGTAGGCATTGAAAGTCTAATCGAAAAGCAGAAAGAAGCCATTGGTGCTGCTGCTGATAAAATTAGAGGTGAGTAG
- a CDS encoding XTP/dITP diphosphatase has protein sequence MSAITTIVIATKNEGKVKEFAHAFAKLGIEVKSLFDYPSIPDIVEDGDTFIANAKIKAKVTGDAIGVPVLADDSGLSVDALDGAPGVYSARYSGEGATDASNNAKLIQQLKQLDSKVNLDPLADGSNLLSHAQFRCALALYFPDTEQFVVAEGLAAGIITDTPHGDGGFGYDPHFYVPELECSMAQLSKEEKGKISHRGEALKQLMPQLHTMFSIQ, from the coding sequence ATGAGCGCCATTACGACAATCGTCATTGCGACGAAAAATGAAGGTAAGGTGAAAGAATTTGCACATGCTTTTGCCAAATTAGGCATTGAAGTGAAAAGCTTATTTGATTATCCGTCTATTCCCGACATTGTCGAAGATGGAGATACGTTTATCGCTAATGCGAAGATAAAAGCAAAAGTTACTGGAGACGCGATTGGAGTACCGGTGCTAGCTGATGACTCAGGTCTTTCTGTAGATGCATTAGATGGTGCGCCAGGAGTTTACTCTGCACGTTATTCTGGGGAAGGTGCGACGGATGCAAGTAACAATGCAAAGCTTATTCAACAACTTAAGCAATTGGATTCGAAGGTAAATCTTGATCCACTTGCAGATGGTTCTAACTTATTAAGTCATGCACAGTTTCGTTGCGCTTTAGCATTGTATTTTCCAGATACGGAGCAATTCGTTGTAGCCGAAGGGCTTGCAGCTGGTATTATTACAGATACCCCTCATGGTGATGGTGGATTTGGTTATGATCCTCACTTCTACGTTCCAGAGTTAGAATGTAGCATGGCTCAGTTAAGCAAAGAGGAAAAAGGCAAGATCAGTCATAGAGGTGAAGCATTGAAGCAATTGATGCCACAACTTCATACAATGTTTAGTATTCAATAA
- the asnB gene encoding asparagine synthase (glutamine-hydrolyzing), with protein MCGMTGWIDWQNNLLHSSETLEAMTDTLTPRGPDAAGTWLSVHCAFGHRRLAVMDPSNGAQPMVRYRDNDQFVIVYNGEIYNAQELTEQLLSYGWRFTTTCDTEVLLTAYMHWGKDCLEHLNGIFAFAVWDVQQEELFLARDRLGVKPLFFADQGSRFIFGSELKALLTHPEVKPEVSREGLAEIFIVGPARTPGHGVYEGISELKAGQCMTINKSGSRLQTYWKLESREHEHTMEQTIDHVQELLLDTMNRQMISDVPICTLLSGGLDSSALTAMAVQFYRDKDASPLHTYSVDFVDNDKHFKAHSFQPNSDTPFIELMTSHLSTVHHYVQFDTPDLISALHDATIARDLPGMADVDSSLLLFCREIKKNATVAISGEAADEIFGGYPWFHKEETLHARQFPWSLATEFRSNIISPELSDWIKPQQYAAQRFEEATYEVPHLHGENDHLRAVRQMSYMNISRFMPTLLDRKDRMSMAAGLEVRVPFCDHRLVDYVFNIPWDFKTSGDREKGILRKSLRGILPEEIITRKKSPYPKTHNPAYLTAVTGLMNDIMNDDTSPILKLINKDTINKLLKSDQSASLVPWFGQLMSGPQLYAYLYQINVWLKENKVSIV; from the coding sequence ATGTGTGGTATGACAGGATGGATAGACTGGCAGAACAACTTACTGCATAGCAGTGAAACACTTGAAGCAATGACAGATACTCTCACACCAAGAGGACCAGATGCCGCTGGAACTTGGTTATCTGTTCATTGTGCATTCGGACATCGACGACTTGCAGTAATGGATCCAAGTAACGGTGCTCAGCCTATGGTGCGATATCGTGACAATGATCAATTTGTCATCGTATATAATGGTGAAATATACAATGCACAAGAGCTTACCGAACAATTACTTTCCTATGGCTGGCGATTTACAACAACATGCGATACTGAAGTATTGTTAACAGCGTATATGCATTGGGGCAAGGATTGCTTGGAACATTTGAACGGTATATTTGCATTTGCTGTGTGGGATGTTCAGCAAGAAGAATTGTTTCTGGCTAGAGATAGACTTGGTGTAAAACCGTTATTTTTCGCGGATCAAGGCTCTCGCTTTATTTTTGGCTCTGAATTAAAAGCATTACTAACGCATCCCGAAGTAAAGCCGGAAGTAAGCCGTGAAGGATTAGCAGAAATATTTATCGTAGGACCGGCTCGAACACCTGGTCATGGCGTATACGAAGGAATATCCGAACTTAAAGCAGGACAATGTATGACGATTAATAAGTCTGGTTCGAGGTTGCAAACCTACTGGAAACTTGAAAGCAGAGAGCATGAACACACTATGGAACAAACGATAGATCATGTACAAGAGTTATTACTAGATACTATGAACCGGCAAATGATAAGCGATGTACCTATTTGCACTTTGTTATCAGGCGGTCTAGATTCAAGTGCTTTAACCGCAATGGCAGTACAATTTTATCGTGATAAGGACGCCAGTCCTCTTCATACGTACTCTGTTGATTTTGTCGACAATGATAAACATTTCAAAGCACATTCATTCCAACCTAATAGTGACACCCCATTTATCGAACTCATGACCTCTCACCTATCTACTGTTCATCATTATGTTCAGTTTGATACTCCTGATCTTATCTCCGCATTGCATGACGCTACGATCGCAAGAGACTTACCGGGTATGGCTGATGTCGACTCTTCACTATTACTATTTTGTCGCGAAATTAAAAAGAACGCCACGGTTGCCATTTCTGGTGAAGCAGCTGATGAAATTTTTGGAGGCTATCCATGGTTTCATAAAGAAGAAACGTTACATGCGAGACAATTCCCTTGGTCATTGGCAACTGAATTCCGCAGTAATATTATTTCACCTGAACTAAGTGATTGGATTAAGCCGCAGCAGTATGCCGCACAAAGATTTGAAGAAGCAACTTATGAAGTTCCTCACTTGCATGGCGAAAATGATCATCTACGGGCAGTCAGACAAATGTCATATATGAATATCTCTAGATTTATGCCAACATTGTTAGATCGTAAAGATCGGATGAGTATGGCAGCAGGACTTGAAGTGAGAGTCCCTTTCTGTGATCATCGCTTGGTTGATTATGTATTTAATATTCCATGGGATTTCAAAACATCGGGAGATCGTGAAAAAGGAATCTTACGTAAATCATTGCGTGGTATATTGCCTGAAGAGATTATTACTAGGAAGAAAAGCCCTTATCCTAAGACGCATAATCCTGCTTATTTAACGGCAGTTACAGGATTAATGAACGATATTATGAATGACGATACTTCACCAATATTGAAACTCATTAATAAAGACACTATTAATAAGTTATTGAAATCCGATCAATCTGCTTCACTTGTACCTTGGTTTGGACAATTAATGTCTGGTCCGCAACTCTATGCTTATCTATATCAAATAAATGTGTGGTTAAAGGAAAACAAAGTCAGTATAGTGTAA
- a CDS encoding amino acid permease produces MASKNSTESQQLKRGLKARHLTMIALGGSIGTGLFLASGSAIAEAGPGGALLAYIAVGIMVYFLMTSLGELATYMPESGSFSTYASRFVDPSLGFALGWNFWFNWAITIASELAAATLIIKYWFPDSPSYLWSILFLAIIFGLNLLSVKGYGESEYWFALIKIAVVIIFLIVGVLMIFGIMGGSKPTGFSNFTLDGGPFHGGFLAFLGIFMAAGYSFQGTELVGIAAGESENPRENVPKAIKQIFWRILLFYIFAIFVIGMLIPFTHPSLMQAGIENIAVSPFTLVFEKAGFAFAAAIMNAVILTSVLSAGNSGMYASTRVLWGLAKEGKAPKFLEKLNKRGIPINALLVTCAIGMLAFLASFFGDGVVYLWLLNASGMCGFITWLGIAISHYRFRRAFVAQGRDLSELPYKAKWFPLGPLFAFALCIVVIIGQNFKAFIGETIDWYGVIVSYIGIPLFLIVWLGYKFVYKTKVISLKDCKFD; encoded by the coding sequence ATGGCATCAAAAAATTCGACTGAGTCACAGCAGTTGAAACGCGGGCTCAAGGCTCGTCACCTCACGATGATTGCACTTGGAGGCTCCATTGGTACAGGCTTGTTCCTTGCTAGTGGTAGTGCAATAGCAGAAGCTGGTCCTGGGGGGGCTCTTCTCGCTTATATAGCGGTGGGAATTATGGTGTACTTCCTGATGACTAGTTTGGGAGAACTCGCAACCTATATGCCAGAATCGGGATCTTTTAGCACATATGCGAGCCGCTTTGTGGATCCTTCTTTGGGATTCGCCCTTGGATGGAATTTCTGGTTTAACTGGGCGATTACGATTGCCTCTGAGCTTGCTGCAGCAACTCTTATTATTAAATATTGGTTTCCTGATAGTCCTTCTTATCTGTGGAGCATCCTGTTCCTTGCCATTATTTTCGGTTTGAATTTACTGTCTGTCAAAGGATATGGTGAATCGGAATACTGGTTTGCATTGATTAAAATTGCCGTTGTCATTATCTTCTTGATTGTTGGTGTACTTATGATATTTGGTATAATGGGCGGCTCGAAGCCAACTGGCTTCAGTAATTTTACACTAGACGGTGGACCGTTCCATGGTGGTTTTCTAGCGTTTCTTGGTATCTTTATGGCAGCGGGTTATTCGTTCCAAGGAACAGAGCTTGTCGGCATTGCAGCCGGTGAAAGTGAGAACCCACGTGAGAACGTACCGAAGGCCATTAAACAAATCTTCTGGCGTATTCTGCTTTTTTATATTTTTGCAATCTTTGTAATTGGCATGTTGATTCCTTTTACACATCCGAGCTTAATGCAAGCTGGTATTGAGAATATTGCAGTTAGCCCGTTCACCCTTGTTTTTGAAAAAGCGGGATTCGCCTTCGCGGCTGCTATTATGAATGCCGTCATTTTGACTTCAGTGCTGTCTGCTGGTAACTCGGGGATGTATGCATCTACACGTGTACTATGGGGACTTGCCAAAGAGGGCAAAGCACCTAAATTTCTAGAGAAATTAAACAAACGCGGTATCCCTATTAATGCGCTGCTAGTCACTTGTGCAATCGGGATGCTTGCGTTCCTAGCTTCCTTCTTCGGTGATGGGGTTGTGTATTTATGGCTACTGAATGCTTCTGGCATGTGTGGATTTATTACATGGCTTGGAATCGCAATTAGTCATTACCGTTTCCGTAGGGCATTCGTTGCTCAAGGTCGGGATTTAAGTGAACTTCCTTATAAAGCCAAGTGGTTCCCGTTAGGTCCACTCTTTGCCTTTGCATTATGCATAGTCGTTATTATCGGCCAGAACTTTAAAGCTTTCATTGGAGAAACGATCGATTGGTATGGCGTAATTGTTTCTTATATCGGTATTCCGTTATTCTTAATTGTATGGCTAGGCTACAAATTTGTGTACAAGACCAAAGTCATTTCTCTCAAAGATTGTAAATTTGACTAG
- a CDS encoding FGGY-family carbohydrate kinase, giving the protein MEQTIKQAIIRGETSLGIEFGSTRIKVVLIDCNFETIGSSSYEWENQLLNGYWTYDLNEVIYGLQEAYRQLKQEVESNYGVTLQKIGSIGCSAMMQGYIALDQAGELLVPFRTWRNATTGVAASELTEIFQFKIPERWSIAHLYQAILNDEEHVANIDYITTLSGYIHWLLTGSKSLGLGDASGMFPIDKSAQQYNEDMIKQFTKLIADKGYRWSLKNILPKVYASGENAGYLTEAGARVLDPSGNLQAGIPLCPPEGDAGTGMVATNSVKQRTGNISVGTSIFAMFVLEEDLSTIYPEIDIVTTPDGSPVGMVLANNCSSDINAWLSLFREFYEAMGLKPDMNQLFSVLFNKALEADADGGGLLSYGYYSGENLTGITKGRPLFVRSPESRFNLANFMRVHLFAAFAALRLGMDILTQKENVKIDRILAHGGLFKTPLVAQKMCAAALNVPVSVMSTAGEGGAWGMAILASYMISKEQHETLADYLTTKVFNDKEGQEVYPNSEDVNGFSLFMERYTEGLAIEQAAVDHFVEN; this is encoded by the coding sequence ATGGAGCAAACTATTAAACAAGCGATCATCAGGGGAGAAACCTCGCTTGGCATTGAGTTTGGATCGACACGAATCAAGGTTGTATTAATTGATTGCAATTTTGAAACAATTGGTTCCAGCAGCTATGAGTGGGAAAATCAATTACTTAACGGATATTGGACCTATGATCTCAATGAAGTGATTTACGGATTACAAGAAGCTTATCGCCAATTAAAGCAAGAAGTCGAGAGTAACTATGGTGTAACATTACAAAAAATCGGATCAATTGGATGTTCTGCCATGATGCAGGGGTATATTGCTCTTGATCAAGCAGGGGAGCTCTTGGTCCCATTCCGCACATGGCGCAATGCTACAACAGGTGTTGCTGCATCAGAGCTAACAGAGATATTCCAGTTTAAAATTCCAGAGCGTTGGAGCATAGCGCATTTATACCAAGCGATATTGAATGATGAAGAGCATGTCGCAAACATAGACTATATTACTACTTTGTCGGGTTACATTCATTGGCTGTTGACTGGAAGCAAGTCTCTTGGTTTAGGAGATGCCTCCGGTATGTTTCCAATCGATAAATCTGCTCAGCAATATAATGAAGATATGATCAAGCAGTTTACCAAATTAATAGCCGATAAAGGCTATCGGTGGAGCCTTAAAAATATATTACCTAAAGTTTATGCTTCAGGTGAGAATGCTGGTTATCTCACTGAAGCTGGCGCTCGGGTATTAGACCCATCAGGCAACCTGCAAGCAGGTATTCCGCTATGTCCTCCAGAAGGCGATGCAGGAACAGGCATGGTCGCTACGAATAGTGTAAAACAGCGTACTGGCAACATTTCCGTAGGTACATCGATTTTTGCCATGTTTGTATTGGAGGAGGATTTATCCACTATATACCCTGAGATTGATATCGTTACTACACCTGATGGCAGCCCTGTCGGTATGGTTCTTGCTAACAACTGCTCCAGCGATATTAATGCATGGCTGAGCTTGTTTCGTGAATTTTATGAAGCAATGGGGCTGAAACCCGATATGAACCAGTTATTCAGCGTCCTGTTCAATAAAGCGCTGGAAGCAGATGCTGATGGTGGCGGCTTGCTTAGCTACGGCTACTATTCAGGCGAGAACCTTACCGGGATTACAAAGGGGCGTCCGCTGTTCGTTCGTTCTCCCGAAAGCCGCTTTAATTTGGCAAACTTTATGAGAGTACATCTGTTTGCAGCATTTGCTGCACTGAGGCTTGGGATGGATATTTTGACACAGAAGGAGAATGTAAAGATTGACCGTATTTTGGCGCATGGTGGATTGTTCAAAACGCCGCTAGTTGCACAAAAAATGTGCGCCGCGGCATTGAATGTTCCTGTTTCAGTCATGTCTACGGCTGGTGAGGGAGGAGCATGGGGGATGGCAATTTTGGCATCGTATATGATAAGTAAGGAGCAGCACGAAACATTGGCCGATTACCTTACCACTAAAGTGTTCAATGATAAAGAAGGGCAAGAGGTTTATCCTAACAGCGAAGATGTGAATGGTTTTTCCTTGTTTATGGAACGATATACGGAAGGACTGGCAATTGAGCAGGCAGCGGTAGATCATTTTGTAGAAAATTAG
- a CDS encoding monooxygenase, with protein sequence MSYVLQVDFKMNGPFGDEMAEAFSDLAKSINEEDGFMWKIWTESSERKEAGGIYLFETKETAEKYNVMHTSRLASFGITDINAKIFAINSKLTEINRGLVK encoded by the coding sequence ATGTCATATGTATTACAAGTGGATTTTAAAATGAACGGACCTTTCGGTGATGAAATGGCAGAGGCGTTTTCTGATTTAGCAAAGAGTATTAACGAAGAAGATGGATTCATGTGGAAAATCTGGACAGAAAGTTCTGAAAGAAAAGAAGCCGGTGGCATTTATTTGTTCGAAACAAAAGAAACAGCTGAAAAATATAACGTTATGCACACAAGCAGATTAGCTAGTTTTGGTATAACAGATATCAATGCAAAAATCTTTGCCATTAATTCCAAACTTACTGAAATCAATAGAGGGCTTGTAAAGTAA
- a CDS encoding DsbA family protein, translating into MVCDLQTGTCGVSGDEDMEVIDFNQPSKAVNLYYVTDPICSHCWALEPVLRRFVEQYGEYFNFHTVMGGLLEKWHEGPIDPANGINKPADVAPHWREVGEYSRMPIDGTLMLDNPVQSSYPPSRVFKVIQKNHNDTIAAQYLRRSREALFAFNQNISEKSVMIDIVNKLGLDGEAIIMEAEQQVGLQLLNEDFDQVRSLGVRGFPTIIMTNAENKGVKIVGARPLEYYIDGLKKVLNLEDLQTNPLPSLSNLLEREKLLFSKEIEVLYDVEPLNIKSFIEQELSKERYQVNEILGELYLTTTINNGE; encoded by the coding sequence ATGGTTTGTGATTTACAAACAGGTACATGCGGAGTATCTGGAGATGAAGATATGGAAGTAATAGATTTTAATCAACCCTCAAAAGCGGTTAATCTCTATTATGTGACCGATCCTATTTGTTCTCATTGCTGGGCACTTGAACCTGTTCTTCGTCGTTTTGTAGAGCAGTATGGTGAGTATTTTAACTTTCATACGGTCATGGGTGGTTTACTGGAAAAATGGCATGAAGGGCCCATTGATCCTGCAAACGGAATTAATAAACCAGCTGACGTGGCTCCTCACTGGAGAGAAGTAGGAGAATATTCAAGAATGCCAATTGATGGCACTCTAATGCTTGATAATCCAGTGCAATCTTCCTATCCACCATCTCGTGTATTTAAGGTCATTCAAAAAAATCATAACGATACAATAGCAGCACAATATTTGCGCCGTTCAAGAGAAGCATTGTTCGCATTTAATCAAAATATTTCAGAAAAATCCGTTATGATTGACATCGTAAATAAACTCGGTCTTGATGGTGAAGCTATTATTATGGAAGCTGAACAACAGGTCGGTCTTCAATTGTTGAATGAAGATTTTGATCAAGTTAGAAGCTTGGGCGTCAGAGGCTTCCCAACCATTATTATGACCAATGCGGAGAACAAAGGCGTAAAAATTGTCGGTGCCCGTCCGTTGGAGTATTATATTGATGGTTTGAAAAAAGTTCTAAATCTCGAAGATTTGCAAACTAATCCACTACCTTCTCTTTCTAACTTACTTGAGAGAGAAAAACTTCTTTTCTCCAAAGAAATTGAAGTACTGTATGATGTTGAACCATTAAATATTAAATCATTTATTGAACAAGAACTTTCAAAAGAGCGTTATCAAGTGAACGAAATTTTAGGGGAATTGTATTTAACTACTACTATAAACAATGGAGAGTGA